In Vigna unguiculata cultivar IT97K-499-35 chromosome 3, ASM411807v1, whole genome shotgun sequence, a single genomic region encodes these proteins:
- the LOC114178218 gene encoding glutamate-rich WD repeat-containing protein 1-like codes for MTRGIKHRKKAKSKNKGSKKEGGSSSSLAPQIPVKVWQPGVDKLEEDEELQCDPSAYNSLHAFHIGWPCLSFDILHDSLGLVRTEFPHTVYFMAGTQAEKPSWNSIGIFKVSHISGKRREPVPKVETDDSGMDGEDSDDDDDSEEEDKDVAQGPSLQLRKVGHQGCINRIRSMPQNPHICAAWADTGHVQVWDLSSHLNALAETETEGVQGVAAVFNQDPLHKFKHKDEGYAIDWSLLVPGRLVSGDCDNSIYLWEPTSAGTWNVDNAPFTGHSASVEDLQWSPTEPHVFASCSVDGNIAIWDIRLGKSPAASFKAHNADVNVISWNRLASCMLASGSDDGTISIRDLRLLKEGDSLVAHFEYHKHPITSIEWSPHEASSLAVSSADNQLTIWDLSLEKDEEEEAEFKAKTREQVNAPEDLPPQLLFIHQGQKDLKELHWHAQIPGMIVSTAADGFNILMPSNIQSTLPSDGAL; via the exons ATGACTCGCGGTATAAAACATAGGAAGAAAGCCAAGAGCAAAAACAAG GGCTCTAAGAAAGAGGGTGGGTCTTCTTCATCTTTGGCACCACAAATTCCTGTGAAGGTGTGGCAACCTGGGGTGGATAAGTTAGAGGAAGATGAAGAGCTTCAGTGTGACCCTTCTGCTTACAATTCTCTTCATGCTTTTCACATTGGATGGCCCTGTTTGAG CTTTGATATTCTACATGACTCTCTGGGCTTGGTTCGAACAGAATTTCCACATACAGTATATTTCATGGCAGGGACTCAG GCAGAGAAACCTTCTTGGAATTCTATTGGAATTTTTAAAGTATCACATATTTCTGGAAAGAGACGGGAACCAGTACCTAAAGTTGAAACTGATGACTCTGGAATGGATGGTGAGGatagtgatgatgatgatgatagtGAGGAAGAAGATAAAGATGTTGCTCAGGGTCCCAGTTTGCAG CTAAGGAAGGTTGGACACCAAGGATGTATCAACCGTATACGCTCAATGCCACAAAATCCCCATATATGTGCAGCTTGGGCTGATACCGGTCATGTACAG GTCTGGGACCTAAGCTCTCATCTCAACGCTCTAGCTGAGACCGAAACAGAAGGTGTTCAAGGAGTTGCAGCAGTTTTTAATCAGGACCCATTGCATAAATTTAAACACAAAGATGAAGGTTATGCTATAGACTGGAGTCTTCTTGTTCCTGGAAGGCTTGTATCTG GGGATTGTGATAATAGCATTTATCTGTGGGAGCCTACATCTGCTGGAACATGGAATGTTGATAATGCTCCATTTACTGGACATTCTGCTAGTGTTGAAGATCTGCAA TGGAGCCCTACAGAACCTCACGTTTTTGCTTCTTGTTCTGTGGATGGAAATATTGCTATATGGGATATCCGTTTGGGGAAGTCACCCGCTGCATCTTTTAAGGCACATAATGCTGATGTGAATGTCATATCATGGAACAG GTTGGCTAGTTGTATGTTGGCCTCGGGAAGTGATGATGGGACTATTTCTATTCGTGATCTCAGACTGCTCAAG GAAGGAGATTCTTTGGTAGCACATTTTGAATACCACAAGCACCCAATCACATCCATTGAATGGAGTCCACATGAAGCCTCTTCATTGGCTGTTTCATCTGCTGATAATCAGCTTAC AATATGGGACCTTTCATTAGAAAAGGATGAAGAAGAGGAGGCTGAATTTAAAGCTAAAACCAGAGAACAAGTTAATGCTCCTGAAGATCTGCCTCCCCAACTATTGTTTATTCACCAG GGACAGAAAGACCTGAAGGAATTACATTGGCACGCGCAGATTCCTGGAATGATTGTTTCTACAGCAGCAGATGGATTCAACATACTTATGccttcaaatattcagagtaCACTGCCATCAGATGGTGCTTTATAA
- the LOC114179270 gene encoding non-specific lipid transfer protein GPI-anchored 1-like isoform X2, translating into MRVVVAALVWVFVLGVGVSEEGDLASQCNVLVQKVLPCLSFATGQAAVPTKECCSATLEIKNSDPKCLCFAIQQTHKGIPEAKSMGIQEELLGLSPNSPDAAIFRNGTLRINSTSTLGTTRPVSDTHKASFGTMLPPPLAPPHLAALLCAILLLLTTLI; encoded by the exons atgagagtaGTGGTAGCAGCGTTGGTGTGGGTGTTTGTGTTGGGTGTGGGGGTGTCGGAGGAAGGAGATTTGGCATCGCAGTGCAACGTGCTGGTGCAGAAAGTGCTTCCGTGTCTGAGCTTCGCGACGGGGCAGGCGGCGGTTCCGACGAAGGAATGCTGCTCGGCGACGTTGGAGATAAAGAACAGCGACCCGAAGTGCTTGTGCTTTGCGATCCAGCAGACCCATAAGGGGATCCCTGAGGCGAAGAGCATGGGCATTCAAGAGG AGCTTCTGGGCCTATCTCCAAACTCACCTGACGCTGCCATATTCCGGAATGGCACGTTGAGAATTAATTCGACTTCAACGTTGGGAACTACAAGACCAGTCTCAGACACCCACAAGGCATCGTTTGGGACCATGCTTCCACCTCCTCTCGCGCCACCACACCTTGCTGCACTGCTTTGCGCCATTCTCCTCCTTCTCACAACGTTAATTTAA
- the LOC114179270 gene encoding non-specific lipid transfer protein GPI-anchored 1-like isoform X1: protein MRVVVAALVWVFVLGVGVSEEGDLASQCNVLVQKVLPCLSFATGQAAVPTKECCSATLEIKNSDPKCLCFAIQQTHKGIPEAKSMGIQEGRLLQLPSACNLKNASTTNCPKLLGLSPNSPDAAIFRNGTLRINSTSTLGTTRPVSDTHKASFGTMLPPPLAPPHLAALLCAILLLLTTLI, encoded by the exons atgagagtaGTGGTAGCAGCGTTGGTGTGGGTGTTTGTGTTGGGTGTGGGGGTGTCGGAGGAAGGAGATTTGGCATCGCAGTGCAACGTGCTGGTGCAGAAAGTGCTTCCGTGTCTGAGCTTCGCGACGGGGCAGGCGGCGGTTCCGACGAAGGAATGCTGCTCGGCGACGTTGGAGATAAAGAACAGCGACCCGAAGTGCTTGTGCTTTGCGATCCAGCAGACCCATAAGGGGATCCCTGAGGCGAAGAGCATGGGCATTCAAGAGGGTAGGCTCCTTCAACTACCTTCTGCCTGTAACTTGAAGAACGCCAGCACCACCAATTGTCCTA AGCTTCTGGGCCTATCTCCAAACTCACCTGACGCTGCCATATTCCGGAATGGCACGTTGAGAATTAATTCGACTTCAACGTTGGGAACTACAAGACCAGTCTCAGACACCCACAAGGCATCGTTTGGGACCATGCTTCCACCTCCTCTCGCGCCACCACACCTTGCTGCACTGCTTTGCGCCATTCTCCTCCTTCTCACAACGTTAATTTAA
- the LOC114175018 gene encoding probable methyltransferase At1g27930: protein MQGSERMKNRWFMWLLGALCIIGATLFIASFMQTSENSLLCTITRAQQRLTGPPTSMQLRAILHYATSQIVPQQSLSEITITFDVLQALNRPAKFLIFGLGHDSLMWAGLNAGGTTLFLEEDPKWVQTVLKEAPGLRAHTVRYRTQLREADELLSSYRSEPACSPATATLRGNERCKLALQNLPDEVYSTEWDLIMIDAPKGYFAEAPGRMAAIFSAAVMARDRKGSGVTHVFLHDVDRKVEKAYAEEFLCRKQLVKGVGRLWHFEIPPWANHSRHDARFC, encoded by the coding sequence ATGCAAGGGAGCGAGAGGATGAAGAACCGATGGTTCATGTGGCTATTGGGGGCGTTGTGTATAATTGGAGCCACGCTCTTCATCGCTAGTTTCATGCAAACCTCTGAGAACAGTCTTCTATGCACAATAACCAGAGCGCAGCAGCGTTTAACAGGACCTCCCACATCGATGCAGCTCAGAGCGATACTTCACTACGCCACCTCGCAGATTGTGCCGCAACAGTCTCTTTCGGAGATCACCATCACCTTCGACGTCCTCCAGGCCCTTAATCGGCCCGCCAAATTCCTCATCTTTGGGCTGGGCCACGACTCCCTCATGTGGGCCGGTCTCAACGCGGGAGGCACCACGCTCTTCCTCGAGGAGGACCCTAAGTGGGTCCAGACCGTCCTCAAAGAGGCGCCGGGCCTCCGTGCCCACACCGTCCGCTACCGAACCCAGCTCCGGGAAGCCGACGAGCTCCTCTCGTCTTACCGCTCCGAGCCCGCCTGCTCGCCGGCCACTGCCACGCTCCGCGGCAACGAGCGGTGCAAGCTGGCGCTCCAGAACCTCCCGGACGAGGTGTACTCGACGGAGTGGGATCTGATCATGATCGACGCGCCGAAGGGGTACTTCGCGGAGGCGCCAGGACGCATGGCGGCGATCTTCTCGGCGGCGGTGATGGCGAGGGACAGGAAGGGCTCCGGCGTGACGCACGTGTTCCTGCACGATGTGGATCGGAAGGTGGAGAAGGCTTACGCCGAGGAGTTTCTCTGCCGGAAGCAGTTGGTCAAAGGCGTGGGCAGGCTCTGGCACTTCGAGATTCCTCCCTGGGCTAATCACTCTCGTCATGACGCGCGTTTCTGTTAG